One genomic window of Oleomonas cavernae includes the following:
- a CDS encoding DUF1329 domain-containing protein, with product MHVIKYDHGFSRRHFLGQAARGILAAGVLAPLWATIAARGTAAAAYPDELLSIDAYTKGKIATGHEITADNVDLVRDLLDPIRYVQIKEMGRRLKVVPATTEIMKLSPWEYLEATLRNKGQAQFDTTGNVVTREGKPWIGGNPFPEAKTALEVFAGLTLSWGRHDISNYAIKEYDLDPDGTVAYLYESLWVEMAPVGRVVLEPKPYLPGHEDKLRYQSIIFPWPNNVKGTAFLNIWPYDQTQFPELYGYLPGFKRIRRYPTNQRFEPLIPGSDLYLSDAWAAGDPFLTWGNYKIVARGPALAALSRNWMADQPNWERGVHGGAKGQSFWDTAVELVPEAVTIEAEPVMFPRAPISKKQVTFDLRTMLPIGMISFDRQGKAFRSFDGAFSLYDEGGKSVMDGAHPYWSWTHVHAHNIQTNRITRLQQVKKITGGYETVTNDPDSYDRFLTQSAMVRHGS from the coding sequence ATGCATGTCATCAAGTACGATCACGGCTTTTCCCGCCGTCACTTTCTGGGCCAGGCGGCGAGGGGTATCCTCGCCGCCGGTGTCCTGGCGCCGTTGTGGGCGACCATCGCGGCACGGGGCACGGCCGCCGCGGCCTATCCCGACGAGCTGCTGTCGATCGATGCCTACACCAAGGGCAAGATCGCCACGGGGCACGAGATCACGGCCGACAACGTGGATCTTGTCCGCGATCTGCTCGATCCCATCCGCTATGTCCAGATCAAGGAGATGGGCCGCCGCCTGAAAGTGGTGCCGGCGACGACCGAGATCATGAAGTTGAGCCCGTGGGAGTATCTCGAGGCGACCCTGCGCAACAAGGGCCAGGCCCAGTTCGATACGACCGGCAATGTCGTCACCCGGGAGGGCAAGCCGTGGATCGGCGGCAACCCGTTCCCCGAGGCCAAGACGGCGCTGGAAGTCTTCGCCGGCCTGACCTTGAGCTGGGGCCGGCACGATATTTCCAACTATGCGATCAAGGAATACGACCTCGATCCCGACGGCACCGTCGCCTATCTCTACGAATCCCTGTGGGTCGAAATGGCGCCGGTGGGGCGGGTGGTGCTGGAGCCCAAGCCCTATTTGCCGGGCCACGAGGACAAGCTGCGCTACCAGTCGATCATTTTCCCCTGGCCCAACAATGTGAAGGGCACGGCCTTCCTCAATATCTGGCCCTACGACCAGACCCAGTTCCCCGAACTCTATGGCTACCTGCCGGGTTTCAAGCGCATCCGCCGCTACCCCACCAACCAGCGCTTCGAGCCGCTGATCCCGGGCTCCGACCTCTACCTGTCGGACGCCTGGGCCGCCGGCGATCCGTTCCTGACCTGGGGCAACTACAAGATCGTCGCCCGCGGCCCGGCCCTGGCCGCGCTGTCGCGCAACTGGATGGCGGATCAGCCCAATTGGGAACGCGGCGTCCATGGCGGGGCCAAGGGCCAGTCGTTCTGGGATACCGCGGTCGAGCTGGTGCCGGAAGCGGTGACGATCGAGGCGGAACCGGTGATGTTCCCGCGGGCGCCGATCTCGAAGAAGCAGGTGACCTTCGACCTGCGCACCATGCTGCCCATCGGCATGATCAGCTTCGATCGGCAGGGCAAGGCCTTCCGCTCCTTCGACGGCGCCTTCTCGCTCTATGACGAGGGCGGCAAATCGGTCATGGACGGGGCGCATCCCTACTGGTCCTGGACCCATGTCCATGCCCACAACATCCAGACCAACCGCATCACCCGCCTGCAGCAGGTGAAGAAGATCACCGGCGGCTACGAGACGGTGACCAACGATCCCGACTCCTATGACCGCTTCCTGACCCAGAGCGCCATGGTCCGCCACGGGTCATGA